The Ascaphus truei isolate aAscTru1 chromosome 12, aAscTru1.hap1, whole genome shotgun sequence region tccagtcagcaccagccaagctctgaccctaaacctgctcggaaaaaacgtgtggagaagccacgtaatcctcgcttcaatgaccaggaaaatagggctcttgtcactggcattctggagcactatgacagtctctatggacatttagtaggtaagtgtaactttacatttattattcaaatacatgtgatcctaggtcatctgagttttgttcatatgcaaatatgggtacacaatatctttctatgttcattagtgtggaaacacagctttttatcatgccttacaaggacaaataaacacaggcggtcaatttgccagaactgcatacaatatgaatgcaaccttgcttacatgtataggtttagtagtgaatgctcatgtgctgcacatattacacataaaacagcatgtttgctatctcttggaacagctagcagtgtaggaaactggtgcttatattattattaatttacctcatatcttttatatgtttttcaagggcggacaagtgcagcaagcaaaaaagaaatgtgggacacaatagtcattggtgtcaatgcctgtgggaatagtgtcagggacaagtatcattgtcggaaaagatttgatgatattaggtccaaattgaaaaagaaaatacaagaccaacgcgtgcatgctactggcactggaggtgggcccacaccacaacgtctcatattgactccattggaggagctgcttcggccaaaattacttaccgtcgtcgtggaaggcttggctggtgaccgtgacattggaatttatccgtcacaatttccagcaggtgataaatattactgtactaggcgtgtcgttgcttacagttattttgcatatttacactgctttttatactgtcttcacaatataagcatacctgcatctatatatgtatatgtctgattctgtatatatatatctcaaaatagacatatatgtagtagtcctactaaaagcagtaactaatatagcacgtgccattgcgtgctcatttacatgtgaattcccaaaatgcatagctgcagtggaagcaattgatggtgggcgaagatggggaacaacagggtagtacacatgtgtaacacatgttcatgagaaattattagtagctacaggtacagaacagaaatatgtatcatattattgtgtattttattgattttactccgacaaacatgacattactgcctattttaagcatgcatcaaagaaattgcatgtaacggcctacaaacatcactggcactaacacatctatagttgcttatgaaaaggtccatttttgctttatgtcatatacagacagcataatgaggcacacgtatcatatgttatgtcattgttttcataacttaaacactgcagatgactacttagctcatctaccattgtgttaaagcagctgcaattaatatctcatcacagcatacacttcaacagagggggtggggttcagcacacacactaattacagcctaatttcacggtcaacttagttcacaccatttgcacctgtttcaagtcattgaaaggtgtggctgattaggctttttggggaagggaatacctttcttacaacctgaatagcacaactgaagttaatcacactcatttgaaagcttaactctagctactaaatgccccaacaactcattacttatcaaagcgtacgtcacacattagttcactcatatctatagttgaactactatgaaagacacattatcacacactgcatgtgttgtcttgttgagtcacagccacattcaggtgtgccacatcttcgattaatgtaccacacatatcctctaccaaaaacaacactttttgcaatatgaccaccttcatgataaccattgtgaatggtcatctcatgatagttatgtacattatgatactgatatcactacacaacatatgatttttatgtactcatttaatctatttatcctcacgcattactgcagaaacatagtatgttgtatgttagggaactcaaaaattctaagtacacaggcatgtacagtgttattacaactatttatgttcactttcacacacattttcggttaaggaactgatgttgttagttaatcataaatacagaacatacaataagtgtttgttcaatatttacacatgtaaatgtaaaacttatgttattgttatatatagttgcccctggaggacatgtgtcacctgagatggaacaagtgtcttcacctgggtcagccagctcaacactactagaaggtgagtgtatcatttgctggccatataatatgtgctcttctatatgttatgttgtcatgtgcattatttgttttgcacatcttctttaaataggattacttagtgtcagtgaaaattaagtgtaaggcaacatgtattgtgttagtgatgttaattatcatgtaggacttctgagtttagagcaacttttcattcattcatatttcatactgagtccaaacattattcgtaagtcaaggtagtttttaatgaggttataaaacgtatgctaacatgttaggtgttacttaggacacagtacaattacatagtaacacagcatacattaacatgccatttaataatgtgtacatttctttttagaacatcatggtgatgaggatgatgagtatgatgaggatgacgccacagaagagactgaaatacaatcatgtgaccatgaagaggtgccaatagaaactgttgtaccgccaaatcgtccatcaacttccacatacgatgcaattgtagcttcagagggaaaaatagtggacgcagaaaatcgtcgccattcagacatgatgacagtgctggaaaggatgattggactgcaggaagaaacagtatcacaattggcacatctccacagagtcttcattgaagtgcctaaacagttgcaaaaaatcaacacctcattcgaagcattagttgttcagcaaacacaagctaattactggagaatgactaatgtaccacaattcaacacctcccagccaggatctgttcatgcaggtcagttttcaccacattcatctgatattcattcaccaggcccaaatgttaccggtcaagtagcagacattgctgtgcaggttcctgatgacatcctaccgctgccatctgtacaaattcagcagcagacacctacaaaggaggcgacaaaaacaaaacaagacacacatgaaacagaccaaccatcacttgtgcagtgtctaccaacttgctcacatgtgtcactgggcacaagccctgtccgtgaacagtcactacccaaaagccctgtaggtgagtcgctgcccaaaagccctgtaggtgaatcgctgcccaaaagccctgtaggtgagtcgctgcccaaaagccctgtaggtgaatcgctgcccaaaagccctgtaggtgaatcgctgcccaaaagccctgtaggtgaatcactgcccaaaagccctgtaggtgagtcactggccacaagccctgtaggtgagtcactggccacaagccccgtaggtgaacagtcactggccacaagccctgcccgtgaagtgccagaggccactcaaagtggctctgttgtgcctaaagttggtggcaaaagaaaaaggaaaattcaagagacaacaagcaggcctgttactcgctcgcaaaaggaacaaaaaaaataaatgttataattcagaaaatatgtctttggccttgttttgttgacttcagattatctaattactattgtatgtatgctgaagactgtgttgtttccaaactttcaactatgttcttgtacacgtgaagttttggaaatgttaacactcataattaattgtgttataaatatttatgttgtaatcgtctgttcagtaatggtccaccaggagccagttgctaagtttagagaagctgccattgactttgcagcaaaacattgcatttgggtgtgttaattgatgtaagaattgcatatgcatattagtcacatgcaattattaaaacacctaagtaagtgcaaacatctttcttgtacgtgtacagcaggattatgtgtaaattattacttacctttgccttgcttggccattgtaattttgtcctttaatcagttgtgtgttcgtttctataacatctcagaatgtataataatatatatacacacacacacacacacacactgagtgagtgtgagtgtgagtgtgtgagtgtgtatatatatatgtgtatgtatatatatatgtgtatatatatatgtatatgtgtatatatatatgtatatgtatatatatatatatatatatatatatatatatatatatagtactatataaactggtatacacaaactaatacacttcatgcttccttgtgaaaacactattttaataatacaggcctaatgtttgagaaatatcctaagtatgagactctaacagtattgtgcttaaacaaatgtttattacttaattcaatcatgtttctcaccatttaaataggtttcatacaaggtatacttaatgccatcaatgttgtgtgtactcctgcaatataaaaaaaaataaaatattatatataaatatatatatatttttataagagatatatttatatatatatatatatatatatatatatatatatatatatatatatatatatatatatatatatatacacacgtatttaaactcatgcagacagggagttaaccagactttcacatacacacagaaatgtaagcggggaaaaaacatttctttttgcaggtgtgtttttactgatatgcctggctaagaaatattttcacacactggtctttgttagttttcaaaaaaacactatgtgaacgcattcacagtctagggatgtttttcacaaacgagataaaaggagaaatgtttctcccacagtcccatatcacgaaccacaactgttaacccaattagacaaacaaatccaattggcgtttgaaataaggagtcaaagtagttacttttgttgaccttgacaaggaaaaacaggagtttgttagccattcagcacattcattttgatgagcaaataacacagacctgcacacagcttttgtgctactcagacatggctgatgaattcgttaacaatattaatccccttttagggtataagtacatgatctgtgaagccatcttgaacagtcgcggacagaaagcaagcacacgccaaatcgatgatttcattcgagcaaaatatccttattaccaagaccgtaagcatgcacggaattttaattcctcaataagattcactttatcaagtaatgacttttttgaacgtgaccaggataagctacaacacacctatggtttctggaagattgccccggaaaaacaatttatcctgaaagacggcacttatattgtcgtgaaaggcatatttattcctaatggcaatagcaatgtatccgctactactgatccgtttgaatcgatacgtgctgcaatatctgcagcctccattcctgaaacccacattgtacaagaacaaaagtactatgattatgtaccaagcctttcagctgaaaatgcattggaatgggaaccggaagaaatgaacctacctcccgaccaattatttgaagaaagcagtggcgattcctatgagcgcatcctggaggagatatgtgccatactggattcagcggttgggttaagcgtggatgaaaatggcttgcatttctggagcgaccagttgcagccaggcgaagagttaattctagaagaatggtaaatataacaatcgttatgcgttgactctgcgtttaaattttttttttttttgtaaccaccattttcactttcaatgcgtggatacagcgtaacattgcagactgcataacatgtagcgatcacaaacaaattgtttcctaatacaatatagtaggacctgaaagagtagtacacattgctgacggaataaatatacgtactttcctatccctttaaacatattagcaacattttaccattactctaacacatacctgttttgttatcatgcaacatctacaacattgaaaaccgggtccaccacgtatgacgtgggacccttgtcatgggccaaggcgtccttaaaaaggattagtgatgtaagtcccgcccccaagcgacgtgcgcgcctcaaagcctattggctgtcatgttttgttatagtaacggtaactgcagtgtgtgatgcgtgcggctcagtgtttgtaggcgtaccctgggcgttagccgaatgttaattgagtgggaggagtgttagcgtgcgtttcacgctggcttaacatgacgtcacacgtattgcatttgcgcattgtgttatcggccgtgctttctgttcaaacacgtctgtttaaaaagaatacagatgtactcgtttagaacgaatgtagtttcgtcttcattgtatttgaaataaagatgttatgtttactggtattttcaacatgtattgaacgcacaacgtacgctttgttttgcgcatgcgctaacagttagtggagccaaccgtgaagtgcgtgcgcacacaaagatgtgcgcgcacatctttcagtatacaggcaacgttcacttcttatacatagttatgcctgctacaaatttaaagaaacattacatactgatgaacagttttactgctaacatataagtgagtgacgtgtgtatctacacaatcatatagagctgcgtaacgcgttgtcacggatgcatatctagtaaggtgccatctttgaccatcatgtgtttgctgtatttcagagatgtcggggaagatacaatcggatcaatgtatgatttcagaagagtctacctttatatgagatgattgtgaggaggagccaccgactactatactacatatggaactaattttatattgcttgcagcgcttattaacaaacaattaaaaatgtgatacccttatgcctatattgcataagcacttaattaacataatgatgttgcaaaagagtgcctcatgaatttttattgagtgttctttaatgactactaacattttatgacatggtgtgttttatatataacaaccattcccactctgctaacacatttgtgtattctaatatgtaatggaacgtatgactgtcgaaactatgtaacaataataataataatatgagcatgttcatgtatagggctgctagttgtacgcagcgatttacagacacatgtttcagcctgaggtccctggcccgtggaacgtacaaatgtttttttgccgcatgaggcacagggagataaagtgacttggccaaggtcacaaggagcccacaccgggaattgaaccagactcccctgcttcaaactatcagtgccagtgtgtgtctttactcagtgagccactccttctcccaatgtaaaggacacttacaaccaagtagccatttatttttaaaatctcttgttacatgggtatgtagataaaatggtttgggactgtagcaaataatgttactggccagatgttatggtcccctccaatgcatgatgttctgaatatgacatcaccatcatgttatgaagtacgtttctgtgtatatttcattaacctaactaactatagtttactgtgtttattaatcgtttagaaatacatagtatagtcaatatgatgatataagctaccataataaagctggtgttatcatttgtcggtgttatacatggatcctacaccaattgatagagacacaaacagttgtcttaaaaagtgtgtctatgctagtgatgaatgtgctcccgtaagtaaacaaataagtacagttatccccttttctccaaccacctctatattacattaatggaaattataaggaaacatacataaaatgtgatgaaatgtgagtaatcattttgtaatacaatgcacatgaaagctcaagagtagctaaatgcatatacatgatacagaaag contains the following coding sequences:
- the LOC142463869 gene encoding uncharacterized protein LOC142463869, with product MLLLYIVAPGGHVSPEMEQVSSPGSASSTLLEEHHGDEDDEYDEDDATEETEIQSCDHEEVPIETVVPPNRPSTSTYDAIVASEGKIVDAENRRHSDMMTVLERMIGLQEETVSQLAHLHRVFIEVPKQLQKINTSFEALVVQQTQANYWRMTNVPQFNTSQPGSVHAGQFSPHSSDIHSPGPNVTGQVADIAVQVPDDILPLPSVQIQQQTPTKEATKTKQDTHETDQPSLVQCLPTCSHVSLGTSPVREQSLPKSPVGESLPKSPVGESLPKSPVGESLPKSPVGESLPKSPVGESLPKSPVGESLPKSPVGESLATSPVGESLATSPVGEQSLATSPAREVPEATQSGSVVPKVGGKRKRKIQETTSRPVTRSQKEQKK